One region of Gorilla gorilla gorilla isolate KB3781 chromosome 13, NHGRI_mGorGor1-v2.1_pri, whole genome shotgun sequence genomic DNA includes:
- the TOMM5 gene encoding mitochondrial import receptor subunit TOM5 homolog isoform X2, with amino-acid sequence MFRIEGLAPKLDPEEMKRKMREDVISSIRNFLIYVALLRVTPFILKKLDSI; translated from the exons ATGTTCCGGATTGAGGGCCTCGCGCCGAAGCTGGACCCGGAGGAGATGAAACGGAAGATGCGCGAGGATGTGATCTCCTCCATACGGAACTTTCTCATCTACGTGGCCCTGCTGCGAGTCA ctcCATTTATCTTAAAGAAATTGGACAGCATATGA
- the TOMM5 gene encoding mitochondrial import receptor subunit TOM5 homolog isoform X1 translates to MFRIEGLAPKLDPEEMKRKMREDVISSIRNFLIYVALLRVSECLPGCDCETSGELTDGHPLTLRGHRGLRTELNGSGEEGGCALKATGICAV, encoded by the coding sequence ATGTTCCGGATTGAGGGCCTCGCGCCGAAGCTGGACCCGGAGGAGATGAAACGGAAGATGCGCGAGGATGTGATCTCCTCCATACGGAACTTTCTCATCTACGTGGCCCTGCTGCGAGTCAGTGAGTGTCTCCCGGGCTGTGACTGTGAGACCAGCGGGGAGCTCACCGACGGGCACCCCTTAACTCTAAGGGGTCATCGGGGCCTTCGAACTGAGCTGAACGGTAGCGGGGAGGAAGGAGGGTGCGCGTTGAAGGCGACGGGCATATGCGCGGTTTGA